CTGCAATACCTCACTGTCGGACGAGGAGGCCGAGCCCAGCGAGACCGACGGGCAGCTGTATCACCTCCGCTACCCGCTCGAGGGCGAGGACGGCTTCGTGACGGTGGCGACGACGCGGCCGGAGACGATGCTGGGCGACGTGGCGGTGGCCGTGAGCCCCGACGACGACGCGAAGGGCACGCTGGTGGGCCGCGAGGTAGTGCTGCCCATCGCCGAGATCCGAATCCCGATCATCGCCGACGAGCACGTCGACGCGGCCTTCGGAAGCGGGTTCGTGAAGATCACCCCCGCGCACGACGCCGACGACTTCGAGGTCGGGAAGCGTCACGCCCTCCCCGCCCCGCTGGTGATGACCGAGGACGGCCGCATGGCCGACCTCTCGCTCGAGGGGAAGCCCGGCGGTCGCGTCCCGGAGCCGCTGTTCGGCATGGACCGCTTCGAGGCGCGGAAGCGGGTGCTGGAGATCCTGAAGGCGCGGGGGCTGCTGGCGAAGACGGAGCCGCACCGCCACGCCATCCGCCACTGCTACCGGTGCGCGACGGTGGTCGAGCCGCGGCTCTCGGACCAGTGGTTCGTGAAGATGAAGCCGCTGGCCGAGCCGGCGCTGGAAGCGTACCGCACCGGGGAGGTGCGCTTCATCCCCGAGCGGCGCGGCAACGACTACGAGCGGTGGCTGCTCAACATCCGCGACTGGAACATCTCGCGGCAGCTGTGGTGGGGGCACCGCATCCCGGTGTGGTACTGCGATGGGTGCGGCACCTCGAAGGCGCATCGAGAGGACCCGTCGAAGTGCCAAGCGTGCGGCGGCCCGCTGCGCCAGGACGAGGACGTGCTCGACACCTGGTTCAGCTCGTGGCTCTGGCCATTCTCCACGCTCGGCTGGCCTCTGAAAACCGAGGACCTCGCGCGCTTCTACCCGGGTGACGTGATCGTCACCGCGCCGGAGATCCTCTTCTTCTGGGTGGCGCGGATGATCTTCGCGGGCCTCCACTTCATGGGGCGCCTCCCCTTCCACACCGTGTACCTGCACGGCACCGTGCGCGACACCCAGCACCGGAAGATGTCTAAATCGCTGGGCAACGGCATTGACCCTTTGGACGTGGTGCGGCGGTACGGCGCGGATGCGCTGCGCTTCACCGTTACGCACGGGCTCGCCGTGGGCACGGACATCGTGCTCGACCCGGACGATCTCGAGGGGTCGTTCGCGTCGGGGCGGAACTTCGCGAACAAGCTGTGGAACGTCGGGCGGCTGGTGTTGGCGCACGTAGAAAGCGTTGAAGAGAAGAAGGCGTTGAGGGTTGAGGAGCTGAACGCACCGGACCTGCATCTGGCGGACCGTTGGATCCTCTCGCGGCTTCAGCACGTGGTGCGCGGGGCGACGGAGAACCTGGAAGGGTTCCGCCTGAACGACGCGGTGGGCGCGCCGTACCACTTCCTCTGGGACGACTTCGCGGACTGGTACCTGGAGGGGGAGGCCAAGCCTCGGCTTCGGGGCGACCAGCCCGGCGGCGACGCGGCGCGGGCCGTGGCGGTACACTGCTTCGACGCGACGCTGCGCCTGCTTCATCCCGTGCTCCCCTACATCACGGAGACGCTGTGGCGTCGGCTGCCCGGCAACGCGGGGAAGACGATCGTGACGGCCCCGTGGCCGGTGGCGGACAACCGGCTCATTGACGCGAACGCCGAGGGCTCGTTCGCGTGGATCCAAGCGGCAACCAACGCGATCCGCGAGATCCGCGCGGACTATGGTTTGAAGCCGAACCAGACGGTCGCGGCGTCGTCTTCCGGACTGACGAGCAAGACCCGCGAGGCTCTCGAACAGGGACGCGACTTGATCAAGCGGCTCGCGAAGGTGTCGAGGCTGGAAGAAGCGCCTCCCTCGAGTGTGGGCGCGCACGCGATCCTCCCTGAGGGTTCGTCAATGCATGTCGAGTTGGGCGATGCGATAGACGTGAGGAAGGAGTGCTCGCGCCTTGGCGACGAACTGGCGCGGCTGGAGAAGCAGCTCGCCGGACTCGCGGCGAAGCTCGCCAACGAGAGCTTCACGGCCAAGGCGCCGCCGGAGATCGTGGCGGGCGAACGGGCCAAGCAGGCGCAGTGGACGGAGAAGGTCGCGGCGCTCGAGGCGAAGCGGCGGACCCTCGGGTGCCGGTGAGGCGCACAGGCGCGCAGCCGCACAGCCGCACCGTGCGCTTGTGCGCCTGTGCCCCTGTGCGGCTGTGCGCCTGTGCCCTCTTGCTCTCGTGTGCATCGCAGGGCGACCCGCCCGGCGGCCCTCCCGACCAGGATCCTCCGCTGGTCGTGCGCGTCTCGCCCGACTCGGGCGCGGTCCTCGCGGCGCCACCGTCCGAAGT
This DNA window, taken from Gemmatimonadales bacterium, encodes the following:
- a CDS encoding valine--tRNA ligase → MEVMKAMGDSGENVSTASDTLGGREPLAPQYDATAIEPALYAEWMARDLFTPDPAGRAKPFVIVIPPPNVTAVLHMGQGLNNVLQDVIVRFERMRGRNTLWLPGTDHAGIATQNVVERLLANEGLTRFDVGRGAFVRRCEQFVAETGGTILEQLKAIGCSCDWTRTRYTLSPELSRAVREVFVRLWEEGLVYRGHRVIHWCPRCNTSLSDEEAEPSETDGQLYHLRYPLEGEDGFVTVATTRPETMLGDVAVAVSPDDDAKGTLVGREVVLPIAEIRIPIIADEHVDAAFGSGFVKITPAHDADDFEVGKRHALPAPLVMTEDGRMADLSLEGKPGGRVPEPLFGMDRFEARKRVLEILKARGLLAKTEPHRHAIRHCYRCATVVEPRLSDQWFVKMKPLAEPALEAYRTGEVRFIPERRGNDYERWLLNIRDWNISRQLWWGHRIPVWYCDGCGTSKAHREDPSKCQACGGPLRQDEDVLDTWFSSWLWPFSTLGWPLKTEDLARFYPGDVIVTAPEILFFWVARMIFAGLHFMGRLPFHTVYLHGTVRDTQHRKMSKSLGNGIDPLDVVRRYGADALRFTVTHGLAVGTDIVLDPDDLEGSFASGRNFANKLWNVGRLVLAHVESVEEKKALRVEELNAPDLHLADRWILSRLQHVVRGATENLEGFRLNDAVGAPYHFLWDDFADWYLEGEAKPRLRGDQPGGDAARAVAVHCFDATLRLLHPVLPYITETLWRRLPGNAGKTIVTAPWPVADNRLIDANAEGSFAWIQAATNAIREIRADYGLKPNQTVAASSSGLTSKTREALEQGRDLIKRLAKVSRLEEAPPSSVGAHAILPEGSSMHVELGDAIDVRKECSRLGDELARLEKQLAGLAAKLANESFTAKAPPEIVAGERAKQAQWTEKVAALEAKRRTLGCR